GATCAGCCCGTCTTCGAGGAACGTCGCGACCTCGGACGGGATGACGAGGGCGGTGCTCGTGGAGGCGTCGCGCATGATGACGACGGCCGCATGATAACCACCGCCCGGGCGGTCGGCGACGGGAGACGTCAGCTGCCGCGATACGTGCTGTAGCCGAACGGGCTCAGGAGCAGCGGCACGTGGTAGTGCTCGTCGGTGCTCTTGACCCGGAACTCGATCTGGACGCTCGGGTAGAAGGTCGGCTCACCCGCGTAGTACGCGCCCGTGTCGAAGGAGACGCGGAAGACGCCGGCCTCGAGGGTGCCGGGCTCCATCAGGTCGGTGATGCGGCCGTCGTCGTCGGTCTCGCCGCTGCCGACCTCACGGAAGGCGCCGCCGTCCTTGCGCTCGAGGGTGACGGGCACGCCGCGCGCGGGGCGGCCGGAGGCGGTGTCGAGGACGTGGGTGGTGATCGGGCTCTTCTTCATGATTGCTCGTCCTGAAGCTTGTGGAGCCGAAGCTCGGTGATCTTCATCTGCTCGGCCGCCGCGACGGCGAGCTCTTCGTCCGGGTCGTTGTCCATGCGCGCCTCGAGCAGCGACAACATCTCCGCCGCGCTCTTGCCCGTGGCGCACACGATGAAGATGTGCCCGAAGCGCGCCTCGTAGGCCAGGTTCCCGTCTCGGAGCGCGCGCAGCGTGGACTCGTCGGCCGACGTCGCGCCCGACTGCTCGCCCGCCGACCACGCCTCGGTCGCGGCGAACTTCTCGCGCAGCTTCGCGAGGTCGGCCCCGATGCGAGGGTGGTGGGTGAAGGCCTCGAGCACGTCGTCGCGCTCCATCGTCGCCCAGACCTCGCGCGCCTTGTCGAGGAGCGCGTCTCCGAGCGGGCGCTCGCGGAGCATGCCCTCGACCCAGCGCGAGGCGCCGCAGCAGCGCGTGAGCGCGGCGCGGGCCTCGTCCTCGTCCATGGCGTCGAGCGCGCTCACGCCGGCCGACCGAAGAGGCGCAGCCGGCTGATGCCGCCGTCGGGGTAGATGTCGACCTTCACGTGGGTGAAGGGGCCCTTCGCCTGGAGCGCGTCCTCCTTCAGGAAGCGTCGGTCGTGCGCCTCGAGCTTCGTCTCCGGCAGGATCGTCTCCCAGTCCGCGCGCGCGACGAGCTCCGTCAACGTCGCGTCGGGCGCGTGCACGCCGCGGAGCGCGCAGCGGTCGGGGTAGTTTCCCTTGAAGTGGTTGGTGTCGATCTCGGCCACCTCGATCGCGCCCGGCGCGCCGAGCCGGATGAGGATCCAGTCGTGGCCCGGGGCGGGGCGCTTGCGGCGCGTCTCCCAGCCGCCGCCCATGTTCTCGGCGCGCGACGGCAAGAGCAGGTTGTCCATCGGCCCGAAGAAGGCGTCGCTGCACGCGAGCGCCTTGCCGCCGCGGTTCACCGCCGCGAGATCGACGAGCCCGTCGGGCACGTGCTGCTTCTGCAGGTCGTCGAGCGCGGAGGGCTCGCGGCTCGCCGCGACCTCTCCCCACACCCGCAGCCGCGCGACGCCGCCGTCCGGGTAGATGTGGAGCCGCACGTGATCGAAGACCTCGTCCGAGGCGACGGTGAAGAGGTTCTGCGAGCCGGGCCGGAGCGGGCTCTGCCCGAGCACCTCGACCCACTCGCCGTCGGCCCGCTTCGCCTCGAGGCTGGCGAAGGGCGGGTGGTTGCCGAGGAAGTGGTTGGTGTCGATGTCGAGCGCGCGGATGCGGCCCGGGGCGCCGAGCCGGACCACGCAGTGATCGTGCCCGTCGACCCGCTTGCGGCGGCTCTCCCAGCCGTCCATCCACTTGCCGCGCTC
The Sandaracinaceae bacterium genome window above contains:
- the uraH gene encoding hydroxyisourate hydrolase; amino-acid sequence: MKKSPITTHVLDTASGRPARGVPVTLERKDGGAFREVGSGETDDDGRITDLMEPGTLEAGVFRVSFDTGAYYAGEPTFYPSVQIEFRVKSTDEHYHVPLLLSPFGYSTYRGS
- the uraD gene encoding 2-oxo-4-hydroxy-4-carboxy-5-ureidoimidazoline decarboxylase; amino-acid sequence: MSALDAMDEDEARAALTRCCGASRWVEGMLRERPLGDALLDKAREVWATMERDDVLEAFTHHPRIGADLAKLREKFAATEAWSAGEQSGATSADESTLRALRDGNLAYEARFGHIFIVCATGKSAAEMLSLLEARMDNDPDEELAVAAAEQMKITELRLHKLQDEQS
- the alc gene encoding allantoicase is translated as MSRPEEGARFGGLIDLAAGTLGGEAISCTDDFFASMHNLVKPGRGVFEPDRYTERGKWMDGWESRRKRVDGHDHCVVRLGAPGRIRALDIDTNHFLGNHPPFASLEAKRADGEWVEVLGQSPLRPGSQNLFTVASDEVFDHVRLHIYPDGGVARLRVWGEVAASREPSALDDLQKQHVPDGLVDLAAVNRGGKALACSDAFFGPMDNLLLPSRAENMGGGWETRRKRPAPGHDWILIRLGAPGAIEVAEIDTNHFKGNYPDRCALRGVHAPDATLTELVARADWETILPETKLEAHDRRFLKEDALQAKGPFTHVKVDIYPDGGISRLRLFGRPA